One Thermoplasma volcanium GSS1 genomic window carries:
- a CDS encoding tetratricopeptide repeat protein has product MEKALTLQQMPDFIVSTIPKGQASYLVFGERSIGKKDVIDIVIKQLEKIGFRTGVEQVPSVGETYKNQTLNSIMDKITGKTEVRDKNTIIKEYDEFTRNNKEKIVIAVYGVEKLSMESKNLFLYMCRISRNRNVTLIGTYNADSTDEYDRFINLIASEDYINIIKIEKPTIEDIAFLVKKMGYKLPDDFVKEIARLTNYNIDSMKYALRYYQDLGVINDRKEINTVSFRYIPVPPTTELYYEKMINSLTDLEKNVAYLMVMLSNDIDVDSAAIILNRKRTEVLNIIRKLEDKGLVKFNGQVVGFYSDKIRRSVEKSMKTSDIAYMTSLIESSQLFMRMPPAQRMHILMKANKLDEIRDIIKEKGQSLVDGYNSVDEVIEDLEQLGNVFSEDSDVKKVLCHAYYLKGRFDKAISCYMDIKPDHDLDSMIDLSSIYSNMGKFEEAEKILEDAKNNFTDDYPQTIISYRIAALYYRMGRYKDTIDMLTPLLGKIDAENMSGVKAGILNILGNIDMTSYRYGDALKKYNEALEINRKLSNYAEISRNLNNIALIDVYTGKYDLAISILKELIETTYSTGDLVSRIYAIYNLSEIYYVIGKQEYAEGYIPLMMRILDVVSEKRVSFHIYRFLTMYYVGLLDFKMAKKYAELAIENAIMEDQKIMAIIFHKIINYVLTGEDPNIDTQEIDSTNFTDDYTSTFLIALAYYYRIIENQEMAKHYVDMAEEAAYKMKIPYVIVNASFHKAVILLSIGDLDGFRRHFERMQKPPTTIQFYDDSFEIFRSIYDGNFDAIKSSKYRIIEEDHVNGTLKGLMPVILNAFALYKFSGIPDDLHHLINVTPEPYSRLLALITNYH; this is encoded by the coding sequence ATGGAAAAAGCCCTTACTCTCCAACAAATGCCGGACTTTATAGTCTCTACCATACCTAAAGGACAGGCGTCTTATTTAGTATTCGGAGAGCGATCAATAGGAAAAAAGGATGTTATAGATATAGTAATTAAACAATTAGAGAAGATCGGATTTAGAACAGGAGTTGAGCAGGTACCTTCTGTGGGTGAAACGTATAAGAATCAGACGCTCAACTCTATTATGGATAAAATTACAGGTAAAACGGAGGTAAGGGATAAGAATACGATTATAAAGGAGTACGATGAATTTACAAGAAACAACAAGGAAAAGATCGTGATAGCTGTCTATGGTGTTGAGAAGCTATCTATGGAATCTAAGAACTTATTTCTGTATATGTGCAGGATATCAAGGAATCGCAACGTAACTCTTATAGGGACATACAATGCAGACAGTACTGACGAATATGATAGATTCATTAATTTAATAGCAAGCGAGGACTACATCAATATAATTAAGATAGAAAAGCCGACAATAGAAGATATAGCATTTCTAGTAAAAAAGATGGGATATAAGTTACCGGATGACTTCGTAAAAGAAATTGCAAGGCTTACGAACTATAACATTGATTCTATGAAGTATGCACTTAGATACTATCAAGATCTAGGAGTCATAAACGACCGTAAGGAGATCAATACCGTGTCTTTCCGATATATACCTGTCCCGCCAACCACTGAACTATACTATGAAAAAATGATCAATTCCCTGACAGATCTGGAAAAGAACGTGGCGTACCTCATGGTTATGCTAAGCAACGACATCGATGTTGATTCTGCAGCCATTATCCTTAATCGAAAAAGGACTGAAGTGCTCAATATCATTAGAAAGCTTGAAGATAAGGGGCTCGTAAAATTTAATGGCCAGGTTGTAGGGTTCTACAGCGATAAAATTAGAAGAAGCGTTGAAAAAAGCATGAAAACTTCCGATATAGCTTACATGACGAGCCTAATAGAATCGAGCCAATTGTTCATGAGGATGCCCCCGGCTCAAAGAATGCACATACTTATGAAGGCCAATAAGCTAGACGAAATAAGGGATATAATAAAGGAAAAGGGCCAATCTCTTGTCGACGGATATAACTCAGTGGATGAGGTAATAGAAGATCTTGAACAGCTGGGAAATGTGTTTTCTGAGGACTCTGATGTAAAAAAAGTACTCTGCCATGCCTACTACCTTAAAGGGCGTTTTGACAAGGCTATTTCATGCTATATGGATATAAAGCCAGACCATGATTTAGATTCAATGATAGACCTCTCATCGATATATTCTAATATGGGGAAGTTTGAGGAAGCCGAGAAGATATTAGAAGATGCAAAGAATAATTTCACCGATGACTATCCTCAGACGATAATAAGTTATAGGATAGCCGCCCTATATTATAGAATGGGAAGATACAAAGATACTATAGATATGCTTACACCCCTCCTTGGGAAAATTGATGCTGAGAACATGTCTGGAGTTAAAGCTGGTATATTGAATATTCTTGGAAACATTGACATGACTTCGTATAGATATGGCGATGCGCTAAAGAAATACAATGAAGCTCTTGAAATTAACAGAAAGTTATCAAACTATGCAGAGATATCGAGAAACCTTAACAATATAGCCCTTATAGACGTATATACAGGAAAGTACGATCTTGCGATAAGCATACTCAAGGAGTTAATAGAGACTACCTATAGTACCGGCGATCTAGTTTCTAGAATATATGCTATTTACAACCTTTCCGAAATATACTATGTTATAGGAAAACAAGAGTATGCTGAAGGCTACATCCCATTAATGATGAGGATTCTCGACGTAGTAAGCGAGAAGCGTGTTTCTTTCCATATATACCGTTTCCTCACTATGTACTATGTTGGCCTCCTTGACTTTAAGATGGCAAAGAAATATGCAGAGCTTGCGATAGAAAATGCCATAATGGAAGATCAGAAGATAATGGCTATAATTTTTCACAAGATTATAAATTATGTCTTGACTGGCGAAGATCCTAACATTGATACGCAGGAAATAGATAGCACAAACTTTACAGATGATTACACAAGCACCTTCCTCATAGCTCTTGCCTATTACTACAGAATTATAGAAAATCAAGAAATGGCCAAGCACTACGTTGATATGGCTGAAGAAGCTGCATATAAAATGAAAATTCCTTACGTAATCGTAAACGCTTCATTCCACAAGGCAGTTATACTGCTTTCAATTGGAGATCTGGACGGTTTCAGGAGACATTTTGAAAGAATGCAGAAACCTCCCACAACTATCCAGTTTTACGATGATTCATTCGAAATATTCAGATCGATATACGACGGAAACTTTGATGCGATAAAATCTTCGAAATATAGGATCATAGAGGAAGATCACGTAAATGGCACGCTGAAAGGCCTTATGCCAGTAATATTAAATGCATTTGCACTTTATAAGTTCTCTGGCATCCCAGACGATCTGCACCACCTTATAAATGTGACTCCGGAACCTTATTCACGACTACTTGCGTTGATAACGAACTACCATTGA